A genomic window from Bordetella genomosp. 9 includes:
- a CDS encoding alpha/beta fold hydrolase, with translation MPTITTRDGHTLHYEEAGSGTPILFVHEFGGDWRSWEPQMRYFARRYRCITYSARGYAPSDVPASVDSYSQEIAVNDMVDVMDGLGLGKVHAVGLSMGGFAVLHFGLRHPERALSLVVAGAGYGAEKQYEDYFRQVSCDVADKFEQLGSAVFAGTYAEAASRIIFQLKDPRGWQEFARQLAEHDATGSANTMRGVQARRPSIYDLEAELKAMTLPTLVVVGDEDDHCLQPGIFMKKTIPASGLLVLPKTGHTLNLEEPAMFNQFVAEFLATAEQGRWMPRDPRSAPSQIMKTS, from the coding sequence ATGCCCACCATCACCACGCGCGACGGCCATACGCTGCACTACGAAGAAGCGGGCAGCGGCACGCCCATCCTGTTCGTCCATGAGTTCGGCGGCGACTGGCGCAGCTGGGAGCCGCAGATGCGCTATTTCGCGCGCCGCTATCGCTGCATCACCTACAGCGCCCGCGGCTACGCGCCTTCGGACGTCCCGGCGTCGGTGGACAGCTACTCCCAGGAAATCGCCGTCAACGATATGGTGGACGTCATGGATGGACTGGGCCTGGGCAAGGTGCACGCCGTCGGACTGTCCATGGGCGGCTTCGCGGTCCTGCACTTCGGCCTGCGCCATCCCGAGCGCGCCCTGTCGCTGGTGGTGGCCGGCGCCGGCTATGGCGCGGAAAAACAGTACGAAGACTATTTCCGCCAGGTCTCCTGCGACGTCGCCGACAAGTTCGAGCAGCTGGGATCGGCCGTGTTCGCCGGGACCTATGCCGAAGCCGCGTCGCGCATCATCTTCCAGCTCAAGGATCCGCGCGGGTGGCAGGAATTCGCGCGACAGCTGGCCGAACACGACGCCACCGGCTCGGCCAACACCATGCGCGGCGTGCAGGCGCGGCGTCCGTCGATCTACGACCTGGAAGCCGAGCTCAAGGCGATGACGCTGCCCACCCTGGTGGTCGTGGGCGACGAAGACGACCATTGCCTGCAACCGGGCATCTTCATGAAGAAGACGATACCGGCCAGCGGGCTGCTGGTGCTGCCCAAGACCGGCCATACGCTGAACCTGGAAGAGCCGGCGATGTTCAACCAGTTCGTCGCGGAATTCCTCGCCACGGCGGAGCAGGGCCGCTGGATGCCGCGCGATCCGCGTTCCGCGCCGTCGCAGATCATGAAGACCTCCTGA
- a CDS encoding GntR family transcriptional regulator — protein MNAAVPDQEAAQAADDGAPAPASRSVRIQQVLESEIFSGHLAPGARLDEVELAARFRVSRTPVREALRHLASAGLIRIRPRQPAVVVELPASRLIEMFQVMAELESLCARMAARRISASQLATLSALHDELIELSKTDRVADFYEVNRRFHETIYEASQNEFLAEQTRALRNRIGAYRRLVTQKPSRRAATLTEHDDVLRAIATGNEEAAADAMRGHVNLLGEKLLDFIALFPKSGR, from the coding sequence GTGAACGCAGCAGTCCCGGATCAGGAAGCAGCCCAGGCCGCCGACGACGGCGCGCCGGCGCCGGCCAGCCGGTCGGTGCGCATCCAGCAGGTATTGGAAAGCGAGATCTTCTCCGGCCACCTGGCCCCTGGGGCCAGGCTGGACGAGGTCGAGCTCGCGGCCCGCTTCCGCGTGTCGCGCACGCCGGTGCGCGAGGCCCTGCGGCATCTGGCATCGGCCGGGTTGATCCGGATACGGCCGCGCCAGCCCGCCGTCGTCGTGGAATTGCCCGCCTCGCGCCTGATCGAGATGTTCCAGGTCATGGCCGAACTGGAGTCCCTCTGCGCGCGCATGGCGGCGCGCCGTATCTCAGCGTCGCAGCTGGCAACGCTGAGCGCGCTGCATGATGAATTGATCGAGTTGTCCAAGACCGACCGCGTCGCGGATTTCTACGAAGTGAATCGCCGTTTCCACGAGACCATCTACGAGGCCTCGCAGAACGAATTTCTCGCCGAACAGACGCGGGCGCTGCGCAATCGCATCGGCGCCTACCGCCGTCTCGTCACCCAGAAGCCCAGCCGCCGCGCGGCCACCCTGACCGAACACGATGACGTGCTGCGCGCCATCGCCACCGGCAATGAAGAAGCCGCGGCGGATGCCATGCGCGGCCACGTGAACCTGCTGGGCGAAAAGCTGCTGGATTTCATCGCGCTCTTCCCCAAGAGCGGGCGATAG
- a CDS encoding ABC transporter ATP-binding protein: MNIAIRSALPASHPTPHAQTDATQRAAAPTRATAAQPLLALSGISKTFGTVQALRELEVDIAPGEFVTVVGPSGCGKSTLFNIVAGLEEPDAGGRIDFLGKPCRARDLLGKVSFMPQRDLLLPWRSVIDNAILAVEMEGARRSDARRAALDMLPEFGLAGFEKQYPHELSGGMRQRVALMRTFMFNRDLMLLDEPFGALDALTRSMMQRWLLDVWQKHRRTILFITHDVDEALFLGDRVLVMTARPGRVKLEQKVSLPRPRLPDIVTSPEFIELKRTLLGAIEEESLKSFTAAGAAQGQS; encoded by the coding sequence ATGAACATCGCCATCCGATCCGCCCTGCCGGCGTCTCATCCTACGCCCCATGCGCAGACCGATGCGACGCAGCGGGCCGCGGCCCCCACGCGCGCGACCGCGGCGCAGCCCCTGCTGGCCCTGTCGGGAATTTCCAAGACCTTCGGCACGGTACAGGCCCTGCGCGAGCTGGAAGTGGATATCGCCCCAGGCGAGTTCGTGACCGTCGTGGGTCCCAGCGGATGCGGCAAGAGCACCCTGTTCAACATCGTCGCCGGGCTGGAAGAGCCGGATGCCGGCGGCCGCATCGACTTTCTGGGCAAGCCCTGCCGCGCGCGCGACCTGCTGGGCAAGGTGTCCTTCATGCCGCAGCGCGACCTGCTGCTGCCCTGGCGCAGCGTCATCGACAACGCCATCCTGGCCGTGGAGATGGAAGGCGCACGGCGCAGCGATGCCCGCCGCGCCGCGCTGGACATGCTGCCGGAATTCGGCCTGGCCGGTTTCGAAAAGCAGTATCCGCACGAACTGTCCGGCGGCATGCGCCAACGTGTCGCGCTGATGCGCACCTTCATGTTCAACCGCGACCTGATGCTGCTGGACGAACCCTTCGGCGCGCTGGACGCGCTGACCCGCAGCATGATGCAGCGCTGGCTGCTGGACGTGTGGCAGAAGCATCGGCGCACCATCCTGTTCATCACGCATGACGTGGACGAAGCGCTGTTCCTGGGCGATCGCGTGCTGGTCATGACGGCGCGGCCCGGCCGCGTCAAGCTGGAGCAGAAGGTTTCCCTGCCGCGCCCGCGCCTGCCCGATATCGTCACGTCGCCCGAGTTCATCGAACTCAAGCGCACCCTGCTCGGCGCCATCGAGGAAGAAAGCCTGAAGTCATTCACCGCGGCCGGCGCGGCCCAGGGGCAATCATGA
- a CDS encoding pyridoxal phosphate-dependent aminotransferase produces the protein MRGFEQRNAYFDRLCNTPGLMWLGQNTNHFEPHPAVLQAVTDALTRGDYHAYAPPAGFETLRKLIVQDAGVPDACAFVTDGAVQALYSVCRHVCRPGKDFVTTDPSWAWPMHFARQAGSRVVELPIYDASQQYKLTPAQLRAAVGPDTAVIYLVDPNNPLGTCHTEDEIREIAEIARSVDAYLIHDATYFHFADAHTPAYRFYPEKTIMTYSFSKWLGLAGMRLGAVISNPDIIEELANAPPNNLGSNVLSQRAAIAGLETKAEWFPDVQRRQRRNQAAVARAAAAVPGLHLPVYPSQANLVVMETVDAGIRPEALVAAYQTQGVMIRQGTYHTKRFGDRFVKISLTVPEAWADRFCELLPEMVEQARRLPAATDLF, from the coding sequence ATGCGCGGTTTCGAACAGAGAAACGCCTATTTCGATCGGCTGTGCAATACGCCGGGCCTGATGTGGCTGGGGCAGAACACCAATCACTTCGAGCCTCATCCCGCCGTGCTGCAGGCGGTCACGGACGCCCTGACGCGCGGCGATTACCACGCGTACGCGCCGCCGGCCGGGTTTGAAACGCTGCGCAAGCTGATCGTCCAGGACGCGGGCGTGCCGGATGCCTGCGCCTTCGTCACCGATGGCGCCGTGCAGGCCCTGTACAGCGTGTGCCGCCACGTGTGCCGGCCGGGCAAGGACTTCGTCACCACGGATCCCAGCTGGGCCTGGCCGATGCACTTCGCCCGGCAGGCCGGCTCGCGCGTCGTCGAACTGCCTATCTACGATGCCAGCCAGCAGTACAAGCTGACGCCGGCCCAGTTGCGCGCGGCGGTCGGCCCGGACACCGCCGTCATCTACCTGGTCGATCCCAACAACCCGCTGGGCACCTGCCACACCGAGGACGAGATCCGCGAGATCGCCGAGATCGCACGCTCGGTCGACGCCTACCTGATCCACGACGCGACGTACTTCCACTTCGCCGACGCGCATACGCCGGCGTACCGCTTCTATCCCGAGAAGACCATCATGACCTACAGCTTCTCGAAGTGGCTGGGGCTGGCGGGCATGCGGCTGGGCGCGGTGATTTCCAATCCCGACATCATCGAGGAACTGGCGAATGCGCCGCCCAACAACCTGGGCAGCAACGTGCTATCGCAGCGTGCGGCGATCGCGGGCCTCGAAACCAAGGCCGAATGGTTCCCGGACGTGCAGCGCCGGCAGCGCCGAAACCAGGCGGCCGTCGCCCGGGCCGCGGCCGCGGTTCCCGGCCTGCATCTGCCCGTCTATCCGTCACAGGCCAATCTGGTGGTGATGGAGACGGTGGACGCCGGCATCCGTCCCGAAGCGCTGGTGGCCGCCTACCAGACGCAGGGCGTCATGATCCGCCAGGGCACCTACCACACCAAGCGCTTCGGCGACCGCTTCGTCAAGATCAGCCTGACCGTGCCGGAAGCCTGGGCCGACCGCTTCTGCGAGCTCCTGCCCGAGATGGTCGAACAGGCCCGCCGCCTGCCCGCCGCCACCGATCTTTTCTAG
- a CDS encoding M20 family metallo-hydrolase, with product MKRLDALARIGATAAGGVDRQALSAEDAQAQSLMAEWGTALGLQASRDAVGNFFLRWPGSVAGLPPLLAGSHLDSQPTGGRYDGVYGVVAALEAVQALQAAGVRPRRAIDVVAWMNEEGSRFAPGMMGSAVFAGERELEDTRAVRDAGGISVGDALDATSETLRHLPQRPLGGAVHAYIEAHIEQGPVLEREGLPIGVVSGIQGKHTFRVQVRGEAAHAGTSTRAERRDALLAATAMVQALAAALHDEDDVVKFTVGRFDVRPSAPSVVASDVVFSIDLRHPDSDELMRLSALVAPACEAHAGPCDVRVQRLSAADSLVFPESMRARIRAAADALALPHRDLISAAGHDARYLHAICPSAMIFVPCRDGITHNEAEYAEPEHLHAGARVLADVLADLATEEAP from the coding sequence ATGAAGCGCCTGGATGCGCTGGCGCGCATCGGCGCGACCGCCGCGGGCGGCGTCGACCGGCAGGCGCTGTCGGCCGAAGACGCGCAGGCCCAATCGCTGATGGCCGAATGGGGCACGGCGCTGGGCTTGCAGGCCAGCCGCGATGCGGTGGGCAACTTCTTCCTGCGTTGGCCGGGCAGCGTGGCGGGCTTGCCCCCGCTGCTTGCCGGGTCCCACCTGGACAGCCAACCCACCGGCGGCCGCTACGACGGCGTCTATGGCGTCGTGGCCGCGCTGGAAGCGGTGCAGGCGCTGCAAGCGGCGGGCGTGCGGCCGCGTCGCGCCATCGACGTCGTGGCCTGGATGAACGAAGAAGGCTCGCGCTTCGCGCCCGGCATGATGGGCTCGGCCGTCTTCGCGGGCGAGCGTGAACTGGAAGACACCCGCGCGGTGCGCGACGCCGGCGGGATCTCGGTCGGCGACGCCCTGGACGCCACGTCCGAAACGCTGCGCCACCTGCCGCAACGCCCCTTGGGCGGCGCGGTGCACGCCTACATCGAAGCGCATATCGAACAGGGCCCCGTCCTGGAACGCGAAGGCCTGCCCATCGGCGTGGTCAGCGGCATCCAGGGCAAGCATACGTTCCGCGTCCAGGTGCGGGGCGAGGCCGCGCACGCCGGCACATCGACCCGCGCGGAACGCAGGGACGCCCTGCTGGCGGCCACCGCCATGGTGCAGGCGCTGGCGGCGGCATTGCACGATGAAGACGACGTCGTGAAGTTCACGGTGGGCCGCTTCGACGTGCGGCCCAGCGCCCCGTCGGTAGTGGCCAGCGACGTCGTGTTCTCCATCGACCTGCGCCATCCCGACAGCGACGAACTCATGCGCCTGTCGGCCCTGGTCGCGCCGGCCTGCGAGGCGCACGCCGGTCCCTGCGACGTTCGGGTGCAGCGGCTGTCGGCCGCGGATTCGCTGGTCTTTCCGGAAAGCATGCGCGCGCGGATACGCGCGGCGGCGGACGCGCTGGCGCTGCCGCACCGGGACCTGATTTCGGCCGCCGGCCACGATGCGCGCTACCTGCACGCCATCTGCCCGTCGGCCATGATTTTCGTGCCGTGCCGCGACGGCATCACCCATAACGAGGCCGAGTACGCCGAACCCGAGCACCTGCATGCCGGCGCCCGGGTGCTGGCCGACGTACTCGCGGACCTTGCGACAGAGGAAGCGCCATGA
- a CDS encoding short-chain dehydrogenase/reductase, which translates to MKGKSALVTGGSKGIGLATAHSFAREGVATLHLAARSEEGLAAARAALTAAYGVTVHIHPMDLASNENALELARRCAEVDILVNNAADSAAGPLHKLSDQIWRDSLDMKIFSYVTLSRELYAHMKRRGGGVIVNDIGNSGENPDADYIVGTTGNAAMMAFTRALGGRSLDDGIRVVGVNPGPVATDRMVKLMKRRALDWYDDESRWEELFDKYPGKRPASAEEVGDLIVWLSSERAGYITGTIVTIDGGIASRRSII; encoded by the coding sequence TTGAAAGGCAAATCGGCGCTGGTGACCGGCGGCTCCAAGGGCATCGGCCTGGCGACGGCGCACAGCTTCGCCCGCGAGGGCGTCGCGACCCTGCATCTGGCCGCCCGGTCCGAGGAAGGGCTGGCCGCCGCGCGCGCCGCGCTGACGGCCGCCTATGGCGTGACCGTGCACATCCACCCCATGGACCTGGCGTCGAACGAGAACGCGCTGGAACTGGCGCGGCGCTGCGCCGAGGTCGACATCCTGGTGAACAATGCCGCCGATTCCGCGGCCGGCCCCTTGCACAAGCTGTCGGACCAGATCTGGCGGGACAGCCTGGACATGAAGATCTTTTCCTACGTCACCCTGTCGCGCGAACTCTATGCGCACATGAAGCGTCGCGGCGGCGGCGTGATCGTCAACGATATCGGCAATTCCGGCGAAAACCCCGATGCAGACTACATCGTCGGCACCACGGGCAATGCCGCGATGATGGCCTTCACCCGCGCGCTGGGCGGCCGCAGCCTGGATGACGGCATACGGGTCGTGGGGGTCAACCCCGGCCCGGTCGCGACGGACCGCATGGTCAAGCTGATGAAGCGGCGCGCCCTGGACTGGTACGACGACGAAAGCCGTTGGGAAGAACTCTTCGACAAGTATCCGGGCAAGCGGCCGGCGTCGGCCGAAGAGGTCGGCGACCTGATCGTCTGGCTCTCGTCGGAACGCGCCGGCTACATCACCGGCACCATCGTGACCATAGACGGTGGCATCGCGTCGCGCCGCTCCATCATCTGA